From Gottschalkiaceae bacterium SANA:
CCACAGCTACAAAATTATCAAAGCCCAACTTGCTAGCAATTTGTTGTCTGACTTGCACCAAGTCATGAAAAAGGCAATCAAATTCCTTACTCTTTTTCTCATAAGCTGCTTCCATAACACCCGAGAAGATCCGTCTGGTCTCGCGGTCGTCATTCCCCGCAAGTTTCCCCAATTCCGCAATGGAATAGGTCTTCCCTGCCAATTGGCCCGTGATATTGGCTGTCATGGGGAAATACTTGCCAGACAAGGCATTCTCCTCTTCCAACAAATTTTGAATGCAAGGGTCAAAAGCCTCAGCATTCTTCTTTAGTCGATCCACCACAGCCGGGCTTAAGTATTCCCGAATTTCATCGACGTATAAACTCTTTAGAATCATTTGATTTCGTTCTTGAATCAAGCCTTCAAACTCAACCTTGGCCCTTTCAAAAAAGACTTCTTCTTGCTTATAGAAATCATCATTGGTATCCATGGTATGGCGGATTTCACTAATCACCGCCATGGATTCAAAATATCTTTGCTGTCCATCCAAGGACAAAAGTGCATAGTAGGCGTCTTCCACAGACTTTGCCTGGTTGAGTTTCTCCATGGCGATCTGCCAAGCATCGGATATTTCATTCATTTTTGGTCGTTGATAGGGAATCTGCGAAAACTTCATATCCTCACGCCTTTGTAATAGATTTCTTTTTCTTCCACAACCGACTCAATCGATTGCAAGGGGTTACCGGCAAAAACAAGAAAACTGGCTTCCATGCCTGGTGCCAATTGGCCTAAATGATCGTCAATGCCCAATAATTTAGCACTGTTGACCGTTGCACAGGTTAGGGCCTCAATCGGTTTAAATCCTGCTTTTCTCACCATCAGCACCAATTCATAAGCAACATTTTCATAGGTGTTGAAGGGGGTGCCTGCATCGGTGCCAAAGGCAACCATAACACCCTTTTTATGGGCGGTAATCACTGCCTTTCGATGCCTTTGCAGCACCTCTTTACTCTTGGCATGGTCTGGATTATTTGGCTCCGCTTTTAATCCTTCGTTCACCGCATAATAGGGTGCCGACAAGGTTGGTACCAGGGCAATGCCCTTTTCCGCCATGATTTCCATCAAATCTTCCGTAAGAAAAACCCCGTGTTCAATGGAATCCACCCCGGCTTCCACACACCTTCGTATGGCCGTATTGCCGTGGGTGTGGACTGCCACCTTTCTGCCCAGGGCATGGGCCGCATCGGTCGCCGCCTGAATCTCATCCAGGGTCAACTCTGCGGGTGCCGGTTCCGGTCCCGGTGAGTTGACCCCCCCAGACACCATGATTTTTACACAATCCGCACCGTTTTTTATAACTTGACGCGCTGCCTTTTTCATAGCAAGAGGACCATCCGCTTCAATTGATATTGTAAATCCATGACCGCCAGTTGCGCAAAGGGCCTGGCCGGATGCCACAATCTTGGGTCCCATAATAAGGCCTGCTTCAATGGCGTCTCTTACACCCAAAGCATATCCATGGGTCGAACCCAAATCCCGTATGGCGACAACCCCTGCTTTTAGCATGGCTTCAGCATTTTTCCCCGAACGAATCAAGGTCTCGGCAAGCCTTGCTGGCGACTCAAAATCTACACCATTTCCCAAATCGTCTTTTCCCTTAACGATATGGCAGTGGGCGTCAATCCAGCCCGGTGTCACCAGTTCTCCCTTGAGATCAATGGGGTCCGTCGATGTTAAAATCTCCTCGGGCGGATTGCCCGCCCCAATGGCCTGAATGACACCATCTTCCACTTGCATATAAAAAGGAGAGAGAATTTCTGTCCCTGTAAAACACTGTTTTCCAATATATGTCTGTTTCATCTTTTTCCTCACTTTTCCCAATCCAATGGCAGGTTCAAGGGTTCGGTTCCGACTAATACAAAGCGACCATTTTGAATAATGGAAATTTCTTTGCCCGACTCTGTGACACCCGTCACCGCTTTAATCTCATTATAGGGCAAGGTAATGTCGATATGACGATTGAAATACACCCCGTCACCCTGGTCTAACCGACAGGCGGTATGCTCATTTTCTCTTGCAACCATTTCCTTGTTGTCATAGAGGTTGTAAATTTCGGCATCCTCTCCCCTTGCAAAACAAGGATCGCCAATGGCGATATGGGGCCCCATCTTCTCTACCAATAAGATCGGCAATTTTTCAAGCAAATTATGCTTTTTGGCAACGGCAAAGGCGCGGGTATTGCTGCCAATGGCAAACTCACCCATGGTCAGGGTCTCATTTCCCCCCAGCAAATGTTGGCGCACATAGGCGCGATCCCTTTCTTCCTCACCCGTATTGCCACATCCATAACTGACAATGCGACCGTCTTTGAATTTCAGAATCAGATTCTTGTAGCCCACCTTTCGAAGATAGGTTTCCTTCACATGATAAACACCAGTAGTTCCCACTAGCTGGGGTGTTGTAAACAGTTCCCCATAAGGAATATTCAAGTCACCACCACAATTCAAAAAATTCGTCTGTTGATTGGGTTGGTCCAATGGTTTAAGCGAAACGGTTAAATCTGTAAGATTGCCGTTTTGCCCTTTTATGCGCACTTTCCTGCAGGTGTCTAGAACATCGATTATTCGCTGTTGAATCCGTTCAAAGGGTTCTGATTCCTCGATATTCAAATCATAAAAATCTTCGAAAACAGCTTTAAAATTTTCTCCAATCCAAATATTTGGGAAGGTAACCTTGCAAAAAGACAACTCAGAAGGTTTCAAATATTTGCCTTCCGCACGGCGTCTCAATCGCGCACGTGCCTCCATCCACTCCAACTCCTGCTTGCTTGGCCGATAGGCCTTTTCCCCAGGAATGGCAAGCCCGGCCTCTTCACCAAATTGCCCGATTCCAATCATCCCACAGGTATCATCCAAAGGCTCGGCATATTGGTCCATGATTCTTTGGTAATTATTTATAAATAAATTCTGCGCCTCTTCATCGAAGAAGACTGCTTCATCCTGGGCGTGGTCCGTGGCCCACTGGCCAATGTCCCCCATGGACTGGGGGGCCGTAACAACGGGGGTCAAGCCTTTCGCTTTTAATGCTTTTACGGTTTCAATCGCTAGTGCCTCTTGCCCAATCTGATAATAAAAACGAACCCGACGTCGATTTCGTCGATCTCTGCTTTGACTGATAAATCCATGCATAAAACCCCCTGCAATCCGTTCCCCCATCTTCCGCAATTTCTGGGGATCATAGGCGAAAAGGAATTCAGCTAATTTCCGTTCTTCCTTGGTGACAGGTCCTTCATACCGGCTTAGGTATTCAAGATCGGCTGTCGCTGCCATCAAGATTTTTTCATAGGGATTGTCGTTTCCAATTTTTGTTAATCTTTCCATCTCCGCATGGATCTGATGAAGTAAACTCCGCTTTTGATAGCCGATCAATTGTTGGCGCAGTTCTTCTTCCGTCAGCCCTTCGGATTGTCGACCTGCAAGGGCAGTTAATAACCAGCCTTGATCGATGAGCAAATTCTCTTGATTTTCAAGTCTTTGAAACCCTGTTTTCAAAAGAAAAGCGCCCAAAACACCCTCCATGGAAGTCACTTTAGACCAGTCTATCATGGTTTCCGGGAATTTATTCCCCTTACATCTATGAATATAGCCGAAATTCCAAATGGATTCTCCCATCTGTAGAATTTCATTAAAAATCTGCTTGTTTTTCATTTTGAAGATCCCTCACTTTGTTAAAGGATGTCGTTTGCTGTAAACCATGGTGAGCAAGAATGCAATGGTCCAGCCAATGGGAATGGCCGCCCAGATTCCGCTGACACCCATGTGTTGAGACAAGCCTGCCGCCACCAGCACACGTAGAATAATATTTCCAAAAATCATAATCCACATGGGTGTTAAGGTGTTTCCCGTTCCCTTCATGACCCCATGCATAATGGTATAGGTGGAAGCAAAGAAATAACCCGCGCTGACATAGCGCAAATACTCCGTTGCCATAGCGACCACATCCGCATCTTCAATAAATCGACCCGCGATGGATGCGCCAAAAAACCAAATCAAAATCATTAAACTAGCACTGAAAGCCAAACCAAGACGAATGGCGAATTTTTCACCTCGAATCACCCGCTTCCACTTTCCAGCCCCCACATTTTGACCCGTGAAAGTCGTCATTGCCAGCCCAAAGTTAACAATGGGAATGCTAGCCAAAGAGTCTAGTCGCATACCCAGTGCATATGCTGCCGCTGCAGCACCGCCGAATCCATTGACCATTCCCTGAATGACCATGCGACCAGCACTGACAGACCCTTGTAATATAGCCGTGGGAATCGCCAATCGAATCCCTTCCCTAAGCACCCTGCCCGACCATTTTAAATGGAGGGGATGATAGCGCATTTGGGGCAATCGATGATTGGTGTAGATGACACAAGCAAGGAAGGCAAACCCTTGAGCAAGTATTGTCGCCCATGCTGCTCCCGCAGTTCCCCACCAAAATACCAAAACAAAAATCAAATCCAAAACAATGTTAATCCCTGCTGAAATTCCCAAAAAGATCAAAGGAACCAAGGAATTTCCAGTGGCTCTAATCATGCCATTTAGCGTATGATAACCAGCCAAACCAAAGAGACCGATAAAAATAATTTGCAGGTAACTTGTTGCATCAGCTAATACGGATGTTGGCGTTTTGAGTAAAATCAAAAGGGCTTCTGTCGACAAATACCCCGCAATTGAAAGTACAATTGAGGCGCCAAGTATCCCCGTTAAAAGCGTATCTGTAATCAGTCGAAGCTCTTGAGTATCCTTTTTACCAATAGCCTGTGCTAACAAAATTTCCGTGCCCGATCCCAAACCAATCAGAATGGCTGCAATAAGAGTCATCACTGGAAAACTGATGCCCACAGCCGCCAAACCCGGTACACCAATGGCGTTGCCAACAATCCAGGCATCCACGGTGTTAAAACCTTGCTGAATCAAGGCGCCAACAAAAATCGGCATGCTAAATCTAAGGATTTGCTTGCCTTCATGTCCTTGAGTTAAATCGATCTGCATGGGCGTCTCCAATCCGACTGAATGGGTAGAAGCACAGGCGAAGAATTTCTTCTTCGCCCAGCCTCAACAACTTATTTAATGACTACAGAATTGAAATCATATTGTACGGCCAATGGATGCTTAACAAAACCGCTTACTTTTTCTGCAGTTACAGAGTTAGCAACGCCAAAGTTTTGCGGAATAAATACGAATTGATCCAAAACGTAT
This genomic window contains:
- a CDS encoding amidohydrolase family protein; protein product: MKQTYIGKQCFTGTEILSPFYMQVEDGVIQAIGAGNPPEEILTSTDPIDLKGELVTPGWIDAHCHIVKGKDDLGNGVDFESPARLAETLIRSGKNAEAMLKAGVVAIRDLGSTHGYALGVRDAIEAGLIMGPKIVASGQALCATGGHGFTISIEADGPLAMKKAARQVIKNGADCVKIMVSGGVNSPGPEPAPAELTLDEIQAATDAAHALGRKVAVHTHGNTAIRRCVEAGVDSIEHGVFLTEDLMEIMAEKGIALVPTLSAPYYAVNEGLKAEPNNPDHAKSKEVLQRHRKAVITAHKKGVMVAFGTDAGTPFNTYENVAYELVLMVRKAGFKPIEALTCATVNSAKLLGIDDHLGQLAPGMEASFLVFAGNPLQSIESVVEEKEIYYKGVRI
- a CDS encoding MATE family efflux transporter; this translates as MQIDLTQGHEGKQILRFSMPIFVGALIQQGFNTVDAWIVGNAIGVPGLAAVGISFPVMTLIAAILIGLGSGTEILLAQAIGKKDTQELRLITDTLLTGILGASIVLSIAGYLSTEALLILLKTPTSVLADATSYLQIIFIGLFGLAGYHTLNGMIRATGNSLVPLIFLGISAGINIVLDLIFVLVFWWGTAGAAWATILAQGFAFLACVIYTNHRLPQMRYHPLHLKWSGRVLREGIRLAIPTAILQGSVSAGRMVIQGMVNGFGGAAAAAYALGMRLDSLASIPIVNFGLAMTTFTGQNVGAGKWKRVIRGEKFAIRLGLAFSASLMILIWFFGASIAGRFIEDADVVAMATEYLRYVSAGYFFASTYTIMHGVMKGTGNTLTPMWIMIFGNIILRVLVAAGLSQHMGVSGIWAAIPIGWTIAFLLTMVYSKRHPLTK